A region from the Medicago truncatula cultivar Jemalong A17 chromosome 6, MtrunA17r5.0-ANR, whole genome shotgun sequence genome encodes:
- the LOC120575985 gene encoding uncharacterized protein gives MDYLEQENRVLREEMTAMQTRMDEMAELIKTMAEAQTQAQAQIQAQAQALAQAQTQAQAPTEAQARSQAPPPPPPIRTQAEASSSWTLCADTPTQSAPQRSTPWFPPFTAGEIFRPITCEAQMPTHQYTAQVPLPAMRATPATITYSAPVMHTIPQAEEPIFHSGNAEAYGEVSDLREKYDELRRDMKALHEKGKFGKTAYDLCLVPSVQVPHKFKIPDFEKYKGSSCPEEHLKMYVRRMPAYAQDDQILIYYFQESLTGPASKWYTNLDKTRVQTFRDLCEAFVEQYSYNVDMTPDRSDLQAMTQGDKETFKEYAQRWRDTAAQVSPRIEEKEMTKLFLKTLNHFYYKKMVGSTPKSFAEMVGMGVQLEEGVREGRLVKNTTPASGTKKTGNHFPRKKEQEVGMVTHGGPQQTYPAYQHIAAITPTSHPFQQTNNHPQIPQYPQIPQYPQIPQYPQLPQNPSPQNTQQQNVQQQNFQQQPYQQQPYQQYPYQQYPQQNFQQQPYQQRPQQPRPPRMPINPIPVTYAELLPGLLKKNLVQTRTAPPIPEKLPSWYRLDQTCDFHEGGRGHNIETCYAFKSTVQRLINDGKITFTDSAPNVQTNPLPNHGAATVNMIEDCQKTRPIQNVQHIRTPLVPLHAKLCKIDLFEHNHDLCEICLVNSGGCQKVRNDIQGLLDRGELVVERKCDDVCVITPEGPLEVFYDSQKSTITPLVICLPGPLPYVSKKAVPYKYNATMIEEGREVPIPLLSSVDNIVEDSRVLRNGRVVPIVFPKRIDATVNKEVRTKDADVAKEVDQPKEAGTSAEFDEILKLIKKSEYRVVDQLMQTPSKISIMSLLLNSEAHKDALMKVLEQAFVDYDVTVGQFGGIVGNITACNNLSFSDEELPAEGRNHNRALHISVNCKTDALSNVLVDTGSSLNVLSKTTYTQLTYQGAPLRRSGVMVKAFDGSRKDVLGEVVLPITVGPQVFQVNFQVMDIQASYSCLLGRPWIHEAGAVTSTLHQKLKFVKNGKLVTVNGEEALLVSHLSSFSFIGADDVEGTPFQGFTIEDKNTKKNEASISSLKDAQKVIQAGGSTSWGKLIELPENKHREGLGFFPSTGLSTAKKGAFHSSGFIHAIIEDSPESVLRGFITPGVSSHNWVAVDVPFVAHLLEIDEPAEQHNPMISPNFEFPVYEAEEEENEEIPDEISRLLEQEKKTIQPYGDELEVINLGTKEDKKEIKVGASLETSVKKQVIELLKEYVDVFAWSYQDMPGLDTDIVVHHLPLKPECPPVKQKLRRTRPDMALKIKEEVQKQIDAGFLITSNYPQWLANIVPVPKKDGKVRMCVDYRDLNKASPKDDFPLPHIDVLVDSTAKSKVFSFMDGFSGYNQIKMAPEDREKTSFITPWGTFCYKVMPFGLINAGATYQRGMTTLFHDMIHKEIEVYVDDMIVKSVTEEDHVKYLQKMFQRLRKYKLRLNPNKCTFGVRSGKLLGFIVSQKGIEVDPDKVKAIREMPAPRTEKEVRGFLGRLNYISRFISHMTATCGPIFKLLRKEQGIVWTEDCQKAFDSIKKCLLEPPILIPPVEGRPLIMYLTVLENSMGCVLGQQDETGRKEHAIYYLSKKFTECESRYSMLEKTCCALAWAAKRLRHYMINHTTWLVSKMDPIKYIFEKPALTGRIARWQMLLSEYDIEYRSQKAIKGSILADHLAHQPLEDYQPIKFDFPDEEIMYLKMKDCDEPLFGEGPDPDSVWGLIFDGAVNVYGNGIGAVLLTPKGAHIPFTARLRFDCTNNIAEYEACIMGIEEAIDLRIKNIEIYGDSALVINQIKGKWETLHAGLIPYRDYARRLLTFFNKVELHHIPRDENQMADALATLSSMIKVNHHNDVPLISVKFLDRPAYVFAAEAVFDDKPWFHDIKVFLQTREYPPGASNKDKKTLRRLSNNFFLNGDILYKRNFDTVLLRCVDKYEADLLIHEIHEGSFGIHPNGHTMAKKILRAGYYWMTMESDCYKHTRKCHKCQIYADRIHMPPTTLNLLSSPWPFSMWGIDMIGRIEPKASNGHRFILVAIDYFTKWVEAASYANVTKQVVVKFIKNHIICRYGIPNRIITDNGTNLNNKMMKELCDDFKIEHHNSSPYRPQMNGAVEAANKNIKRIVQKMVVTYKDWHEMLPFALHGYRTSVRTSTGATPFSLVYGMEAVLPVEVEIPSLRVLMEADLSEAEWVQNRYDQLNLIEEKRMTALCHGQLYQKRMKQAFDKKVRPREFKEGDLVLKKIFSFQPDSRGKWAPNYEGPYVVKRAFSGGAMTLQTMDGEELPRPVNTDAVKKYSDYSVRLFDGIVSLRMFDEGEALLYVQVYYVVLKLTIGELSSVVGDYERWDSESF, from the exons ATGGATTATCTTGAGCAGGAAAATCGGGTACTTCGTGAAGAAATGACAGCCATGCAGACTAGGATGGACGAGATGGctgaattaataaaaacaatggcGGAAGCTCAGACTCAAGCTCAAGCACAGATTCAAGCACAAGCGCAAGCATTGGCACAAGCTCAAACTCAAGCTCAGGCCCCAACAGAGGCGCAGGCCCGATCACAAGCACCTCCACCCCCTCCTCCTATCAGAACTCAGGCCGAGGCATCTTCTTCTTGGACACTATGCGCTGACACTCCGACGCAGTCCGCTCCGCAACGTTCCACGCCTTGGTTTCCACCTTTCACTGCTGGGGAGATATTTCGTCCTATCACTTGTGAAGCTCAGATGCCCACTCACCAGTACACGGCTCAAGTACCCCTACCTGCCATGAGGGCCACTCCCGCCACCATAACCTACTCAGCACCTGTGATGCATACAATTCCGCAAGCTGAAGAGCCTATCTTTCATTCAGGGAATGCAGAGGCTTACGGGGAAGTAAGCGACCTACGAGAGAAGTATGATGAACTACGCCGAGATATGAAAGCTCTCCATGAAAAAGGGAAATTCGGGAAGACTGCGTACGATCTCTGTTTGGTACCAAGTGTGCAGGTACCTCACAAATTCAAGATTCCAGATTTCGAGAAATACAAAGGGAGTTCTTGTCCTGAGGAACATCTAAAAATGTATGTGAGAAGGATGCCTGCATACGCCCAAGATGATCAGATTCTTATTTACTACTTCCAAGAAAGCTTGACCGGCCCTGCTTCAAAGTGGTACACAAACCTAGACAAAACAAGAGTTCAAACTTTCCGTGACCTTTGCgaagcttttgtggaacagTACAGTTACAATGTAGACATGACTCCGGACCGAAGTGATCTCCAAGCCATGACTCAGGGGGATAAAGAAACGTTCAAAGAGTACGCCCAACGGTGGAGAGACaccgctgcccaagtcagccCACGAATTGAGGAGAAAgagatgaccaagctcttcCTAAAAACtttgaatcatttttattacaaaaagatGGTCGGGAGTACACCAAAGAGCTTCGCggagatggttggtatgggaGTACAGTTAgaagaaggagtccgagaaggacgcTTAGTAAAGAATACAACTCCTGCCAGTGGGACCAAGAAGACCGGGAACCATTTCCCGAGGAAGAAAGAACAAGAAGTCGGTATGGTGACTCATGGAGGGcctcaacaaacttatccagccTATCAACACATTGCTGCCATCACACCCACCTCTCACCcttttcaacaaacaaataacCATCCTCAAATACCACAATATCCTCAAATACCACAATATCCTCAAATACCACAATATCCTCAATTACCACAAAATCCTTCACCACAAAATACTCAACAACAAAATgtccaacaacaaaatttccaacaacaaccataccaacagCAACCATACCAACAATACCCATATCAACAATACcctcaacaaaatttccaacaacagCCTTATCAACAACGCCCACAACAACCTCGACCACCAAGAATGCCGATTAACCCAATACCAGTCACTTATGCAGAATTACTTCCCGGCTTACTCAAGAAAAACCTTGTCCAAACTAGAACAGCTCCTCCTATCCCAGAAAAACTACCATCTTGGTATAGACTTGACCAAACTTGTGACTTCCATGAAGGGGGCCGTGGCCATAACATTGAAACTTGTTATGCCTTTAAAAGCACAGTGCAGAGGTTGATCAATGATGGAAAAATAACTTTCACAGACTCGGCGCCAAATGTTCAAACAAACCCATTGCCGAATCATGGTGCCGCAACAGTCAACATGATCGAAGATTGTCAAAAGACTCGTCCCATTCAGAATGTTCAACATATTAGGACACCCTTGGTCCCGTTACATGCCAAGTTATGCAAAATTgacctttttgaacataatcaTGATCTCTGTGAAATATGCCTTGTGAATTCCGGAGGGTGTCAGAAAGTAAGAAATGATATTCAAGGGCTTCTAGACCGAGGAGAGCTTGTGGTCGAAAGGAAGTGTGATGATGTGTGTGTAATAACTCCCGAAGGACCTTTGGAGGTATTTTATGACAGTCAAAAGTCAACTATCACCCCTCTGGTGATCTGCTTACCAGGTCCACTGCCATATGTTTCTAAAAAGGCcgttccatacaaatacaatgccacCATGATTGAAGAGGGTCGTGAGGTTCCAATACCGCTTTTGTCTAGTGTGGATAATATTGTTGAAGACAGTAGAGTTCTGAGAAATGGGCGCGTTGTCCCCATAGTGTTCCCAAAGAGGATTGATGCTACAGTAAACAAGGAGGTTCGGACTAAAGATGCTGATGTCGCCAAAGAAGTGGATCAACCCAAAGAGGCTGGTACAAGTGCAGAGTTCGATGAGATTCTCAAGTTAATAAAGAAGAGCGAGTACAGGGTTGTTGACCAACTAATGCAGACTCCATCCAAAATATCCATAATGTCTTTATTACTAAATTCTGAGGCCCATAAAGATGCATTAATGAAGGTCTTAGAACAAGCTTTTGTGGATTATGACGTAACGGTGGGTCAGTTTGGCGGAATAGTAGGGAACATCACTGCATGCAACAACTTgagtttcagtgatgaagagcTCCCAGCAGAAGGAAGAAACCATAATCGGGCGCTGCATATATCTGTGAACTGTAAAACTGATGCTTTGTCAAATGTGCTGGTGGATACTGGATCATCTTTGAATGTGTtgtccaaaacaacttatacccAGCTCACTTACCAAGGTGCACCTTTGAGACGAAGTGGGGTAATGGTGAAAGCTTTTGATGGCTCGAGGAAGGATGTCCTTGGAGAGGTGGTTCTACCCATCACAGTTGGGCCACAAGTTTTCCAAGTTAATTTTCAAGTCATGGACATTCAAGCCTCGTATAGTTGCCTACTGGGTCGACCCTGGATTCACGAGGCAGGGGCTGTCACATCCACGCTGCATCAAAAGTTgaagtttgtgaagaatggGAAGCTAGTAACTGTAAACGGTGAAGAGGCTTTATTGGTGAGTCATTtgtcatctttctctttcattgggGCAGACGATGTCGAAGGGACACCTTTTCAAGGGTTTACTATAGAAgataaaaataccaaaaagaaTGAGGCCTCTATCTCATCTctgaaagatgctcagaaggtcATACAAGCAGGAGGGTCCACAAGCTGGGGAAAGCTGATAGAGCTTCCAGAAAACAAGCACCGAGAAGGTTTGGGTTTCTTCCCATCTACTGGTTTGTCCACAGCGAAGAAGGGCGCTTTCCACAGTTCGGGCTTTATCCATGCAATCATTGAAGATAGTCCTGAAAGTGTGCTACGAGGTTTTATAACGCCAGGAGTATCCAGCCACAATTGGGTTGCCGTAGATGTTCCTTTTGTTGCTCACTT ATTAGAAATCGACGAACCCGCTGAACAACATAACCCTATgatctctcccaactttgagttccctgtgtatgaggcggaggaagaagagaatgaagagaTCCCTGACGAAATCTCTCGACTACTCGAACAAGAGAAGAAGACCATTCAGCCTTATGGGGACGAACTAGAAGTGATTAATTTGGGCACCAaagaagacaagaaagaaatcaaggttGGGGCATCGCTCGAAACAAGTGTTAAAAAGCAAGTGATAGAGCTCCTCaaagaatatgttgatgtgtttgCCTGGTCCTACCAAGATATGCCGGGTCTAGACACTGATATTGTGGTGCATCACTTACCGTTGAAACCTGAGTGTCCGCCAGTCAAACAAAAATTGAGAAGAACACGTCCTGACATGGCtctcaaaatcaaagaagaggTACAGAAGCAGATCGACGCAGGTTTCCTCATCACATCAAATTACCCCCAATGGTTAGCTAACAtagtgcctgttccaaagaaagatggtaaggtcagaatgtgtgttgactacCGCGATCTAAACAAAGCTAGCCCGAAAGACGACTTTCCTTTACCCCATATTGACGTGTTGGTTGACAGTACTGCAAAGTCTAAAGTTTTCTCATTCATGGATGGATTCTCCGGTTATAACCAAATCAAGATGGCACCCGAAGATAGAGAGAAAACATCCTTTATTACACCTTGGGGCACTTTCTGTTACAAAGTAATGCCGTTCGGTTTAATCAATGCCGGAGCTACTTATCAGAGGGGTATGACTACTCTTTTCCACGATATGATACATAAAGAGATTGAGgtctatgtggatgatatgatagtCAAGTCGGTTACTGAAGAAGACCATGTCAAGTATCTACAGAAGATGTTCCAGCGCCTGAGGAAGTACAAACTTCGTCTAAATCCCAACAAATGCACTTTTGGTGTCAGATCCGGAAAGCTTCTAGGTTTCATTGTCAGCCAGAAAGGCATCGAAGTAGATCCTGACAAAGTCAAAGCCATCAGAGAGATGCCTGCTCCGAGAACAGAAAAAGAAGTAAGGGGTTTTCTTGGACGACTAAATTACATCTCCCGGTTCATTTCCCATATGACTGCAACTTGTGGGCCGATATTCAAACTACTCCGCAAAGAACAAGGTATTGTGTGGACCGAAGATTGCCAGAAGGCTTTTGACAGCATAAAGAAGTGCTTGCTAGAACCACCGATTCTCATCCCTCCAGTTGAAGGaagacctttgatcatgtacCTAACAGTGTTAGAAAATTCCATGGGTTGTGTGCTCggacaacaagatgaaaccggaagaAAAGAGCAcgccatttattatttaagcaaGAAGTTTACTGAATGTGAATCTCGCTACTCCATGCTCGAGAAGACGTGTTGTGCTCTAgcctgggctgccaaacgcctccgtcattatatgattaatcacACTACTTGGCTGGTATCTAAAATGGATCCaatcaagtacatatttgagaagccCGCTTTGACAGGAAGGATTGCACGGTGGCAGATGCTACTATCTGAATATGATATCGAGTACCGTTCCCAgaaggcaatcaaaggcagtATCCTTGCTGATCACTTGGCTCACCAACCACTTGAAGACTATCAACCTATCAAGTTTGACTTTCCTGATGAAGAGATTATGTATCTAAAAATGAAAGACTGTGACGAGCCACTATTCGGAGAAGGTCCTGATCCGGATTCAGTgtggggtttgatatttgatggggcTGTCAATGTATACGGCAACGGCATAGGGGCAGTACTCCTTACTCCTAAAGGTGCTCACATCCCTTTCACAGCAAGACTCCGGTTTGACTGCACGAACAACATCGCTGAATATGAAGCCTGCATCATGggtattgaagaagccattgatctGAGAATCAAGAACATCGAAATATATGGAGATTCAGCTCTTGTAATCaaccagatcaaaggaaaatgggaaACTCTTCACGCAGGACTAATACCTTATCGAGACTATGCAAGACGTTTATTGACCTTCTTCAACAAAGTGGAATTACATCATATTCCTCGGGATGAGAATCAGATGGCGGATGCCTTGGCTACTTTGTCTTCAATGATCAAGGTGAATCATCACAATGACGTGCCACTAATCAGTGTCAAATTCCTTGATAGACCCGCTTATGTGTTTGCCGCTGAAGCAGTTTTCGACGATAAACCGTGGTTTCATGATATTAAAGTGTTTCTCCAAACTCGAGAGTATCCTCCTGGAGcatccaacaaagataagaaGACTCTCAGAAGATTATCTAATAATTTCTTCCTGAATGGGGATatcttgtacaaaagaaactttgaCACGGTCTTGCTCAGATGTGTAGACAAATATGAAGCTGATTTATTAATACATGAAATACACGAGGGATCCTTCGGAATTCATCCTAATGGGCACACAATGGCTAAAAAGATATTGCGAGCAGGCTACTACTGGATGACAATGGAATCAGATTGCTACAAGCATACCAGAAAGTGTCACAAGTGTCAGATATACGCCGACAGGATTCATATGCCGCCAACTACACTCAATTTGCTTTCCTCTCCGTGGCctttctctatgtggggcattgacatgatcgGAAGGATTGAGCCCAAAGCTTCAAATGGACACCGTTTTATCCTAGTGgctattgactacttcaccaagtgggttgaggCCGCATCATATGCCAATGTGACCAAACAAGTAGTggtcaaatttatcaagaatcatATCATTTGTCGCTATGGCATCCCCAACCGGATCATCACCGACAACGGAACAAATCTAAAcaacaagatgatgaaagaattgtgTGATGATTTCAAGATCGAGCACCATAACTCTTCACCTTACAGACCCCAAATGAATGGTGCTgtcgaagctgcaaataagaatataaagaggattgtccagaagatggtggtgACTTATAAAGATTGGCATGAAATGCTTCCCTTTGCATTACATGGATATCGTACCTCTGTACGCACATCAACAGGGGCAACTCCCTTCTCCCTGGTATATGGCATGGAGGCAGTACTTCCTGTAGAAGTCGAAATTCCATCATTGAGAGTCCTAATGGAAGCTGActtatcagaagctgaatggGTTCAGAATAGATACGACCAGTTGAATCTAATTGAAGAAAAGCGCATGACGGCCCTATGTCACGgacaattatatcaaaaaaggatgaagcaggcctttgacaagaaagttcgtCCCCGTGAGTTTAAAGAAGGTGATCTCGTGCTCAAAAAGATTTTCTCTTTCCAACCAGACTCCCGAGGCAAGTGGGCTCCTAATTATGAAGGTCCGTATGTTGTTAAAAGAGCCTTCTCAGGTGGTGCCATGACTCTACAAACCATGGACGGTGAAGAACTTCCACGACCTGTGAACAcagatgcagtcaagaaatactct
- the LOC112417794 gene encoding ras-related protein Rab7 isoform X2 — MALRRRTLLKVIVLGDSGVGKTSLMNQYVHKKFSQQYKATIGADFVTKELQIDDRLVTLQIWDTAGQERFQSLGVAFYRGADCCVLVYDVNVMKSFDTLDNWHEEFLKQANPSNPSTFPFILLGNKVDIDGGNSRVVSDKKAKDWCASKGNVPYFETSAKEDLNVDAAFLRIAKTALANEREQDIYFQPIPEPVVPENEQRGGCAC, encoded by the exons ATGGCCTTACGCAGAAGAACTTTACTCAAAGTTATCGTTCTTGGAGACAGTGG GGTTGGAAAAACTTCGTTGATGAATCA ATATGTGCACAAGAAGTTCAGTCAGCAATATAAAGCTACAATCGGTGCTGACTTTGTCACCAAAGAATTGCAGATCGATGACCGACTAGTGACTCTACAA ATATGGGACACTGCAGGGCAGGAGAGATTTCAAAGTCTTGGTGTTGCATTTTATAGAGGGGCCGATTGCTGTGTTCtcgtttatgatgttaatgtgaTGAAGTCATTTGACACACTTGATAACTGGCACGAGGAGTTTCTGAAACAG GCAAACCCTTCTAATCCAAGCACTTTTCCATTTATATTGCTTGGAAACAAAGTTGATATTGATGGCGGGAATAGTCGAGTG GTTTCTGATAAGAAAGCAAAGGACTGGTGTGCCTCAAAAGGGAATGTTCCTTACTTTGAGACATCTGCAAAGGAAGACCTCAATGTTGATGCTGCATTCCTACGTATTGCCAAGACTGCATTAGCCAATGAACGTGAGCAAGACAT ATATTTTCAACCTATTCCGGAGCCTGTTGTTCCGGAGAATGAGCAGAGGGGTGGGTGCGCATGCTGA
- the LOC112417794 gene encoding ras-related protein Rab7 isoform X1 — protein sequence MALRRRTLLKVIVLGDSGVGKTSLMNQYVHKKFSQQYKATIGADFVTKELQIDDRLVTLQIWDTAGQERFQSLGVAFYRGADCCVLVYDVNVMKSFDTLDNWHEEFLKQANPSNPSTFPFILLGNKVDIDGGNSRVVSDKKAKDWCASKGNVPYFETSAKEDLNVDAAFLRIAKTALANEHIFNLFRSLLFRRMSRGVGAHADRNFSPMRWLKFFNSFLSH from the exons ATGGCCTTACGCAGAAGAACTTTACTCAAAGTTATCGTTCTTGGAGACAGTGG GGTTGGAAAAACTTCGTTGATGAATCA ATATGTGCACAAGAAGTTCAGTCAGCAATATAAAGCTACAATCGGTGCTGACTTTGTCACCAAAGAATTGCAGATCGATGACCGACTAGTGACTCTACAA ATATGGGACACTGCAGGGCAGGAGAGATTTCAAAGTCTTGGTGTTGCATTTTATAGAGGGGCCGATTGCTGTGTTCtcgtttatgatgttaatgtgaTGAAGTCATTTGACACACTTGATAACTGGCACGAGGAGTTTCTGAAACAG GCAAACCCTTCTAATCCAAGCACTTTTCCATTTATATTGCTTGGAAACAAAGTTGATATTGATGGCGGGAATAGTCGAGTG GTTTCTGATAAGAAAGCAAAGGACTGGTGTGCCTCAAAAGGGAATGTTCCTTACTTTGAGACATCTGCAAAGGAAGACCTCAATGTTGATGCTGCATTCCTACGTATTGCCAAGACTGCATTAGCCAATGAAC ATATTTTCAACCTATTCCGGAGCCTGTTGTTCCGGAGAATGAGCAGAGGGGTGGGTGCGCATGCTGACCGGAATTTCTCTCCAATGCGTTGGCTCAAATTCTTCAATTCTTTTTTGTCTCATTAG